The following coding sequences lie in one Rutidosis leptorrhynchoides isolate AG116_Rl617_1_P2 chromosome 4, CSIRO_AGI_Rlap_v1, whole genome shotgun sequence genomic window:
- the LOC139842964 gene encoding glutamate receptor 2.7-like has product MGCISTTSAKTEIKVGVILDMETSIGKMSSTCISMALHDFYQQHENYTTEIHLRFRDSKQDNIEAASAAIDLLKNDQVKAILGPMRSSQADFVNNIGNKSNVPIISPATSPYLSTNDNVYFIRTAPDSSLQLEPITELIKHFNWREIVFVYEDGGYGRGLFPYLSDTMMNIGTKVMYRCAICRSVSDDAILKELYKLKTMQTRVFVVHTLPDLAVRFFKKVNEAGMMEEGYVWIITEVLTSRLHSLDRTDIDSMQGVLGVKSYIPRSNELINIEKRWKREFMIQNPEDEFTELDMFGIWSYDSVFALAMALERIGLSETNTSFKRQTSTTDLGGIGISEMGSTLVPWIRNSRFKGISGEFRILDGQLQWSVYEIVNIIGKKENAIGLWTSKKGISKNLNDQTNSLKAVTWPRDSHVIPKGWEIPTSNDNKLRVGVPARKGFGMFIDANTNPQTNQVIITGFCVDVFNAVIDALPYAVKHDFVAETYADLMHSLSDGTYDAVAGDITIRANRADHVEFTLPYTESGVSMIVAIKDERKSAWIFMRPLETELWITVGAFFIYIGLVVWILEHQVNKEFRGPPHEQVGMIFWFSFSTLVFAHREKVMSNLSIFVVIVWVFVVLVLTSSYTASLTSMLTVQQLRPTYTDIKVIMRNGESVGYQDGSFVKEMLINMGFDDSKVKNYSTFEQYDEALQKGSKNGGVSAIMDELPYNRVFLAKYCTNYTMTGPIYKSAGFGFAFPKGSPLVHDVSTAVLKVTENQMTNLSKKWFGDSDSCDQQNEATVTSDKLTLDSFKGLFLIAGLSSTSALVIFFLKFLYQNRLMLSSQDSVTQKLVAIAKSFDGFKDDESKRVSPDAALDEFVSADNINNSPAISIIHQDEGFFSPDEGLLTTEPGTPVHDSIELLETTVEPGMPASHHLSCRN; this is encoded by the exons ATGGGCTGCATAAGTACTACATCAGCAAAAACAGAGATAAAAGTAGGTGTGATTCTTGATATGGAAACAAGCATTGGTAAGATGAGCAGTACTTGTATTTCAATGGCGTTACACGATTTCTATCAGCAACACGAAAACTATACAACTGAAATTCATCTTCGCTTTCGTGATTCTAAACAAGACAACATTGAAGCGGCCTCTGCAGCCATCGATCTCTTGAAAAACGATCAAGTCAAGGCGATTTTAGGACCCATGAGATCTTCACAAGCAGATTTTGTGAATAACATTGGTAACAAATCAAACGTTCCTATTATATCACCTGCAACGAGCCCTTATCTTTCGACTAATGATAACGTTTACTTCATTCGTACTGCACCTGATTCGTCCTTGCAACTCGAACCTATAACAGAATTGATCAAACACTTTAATTGGAGAGAAATAGTGTTTGTTTATGAAGATGGTGGATATGGGAGAGGACTTTTTCCTTATTTATCGGATACCATGATGAATATCGGTACCAAAGTTATGTATCGGTGTGCTATTTGTCGTTCTGTTTCAGATGATGCGATCCTTAAAGAGCTCTACAAGTTAAAAACAATGCAGACTCGGGTTTTTGTGGTACACACGTTACCAGATTTGGCAGTGCGATTTTTCAAGAAAGTAAATGAAGCAGGAATGATGGAAGAAGGTTATGTTTGGATCATAACTGAAGTGCTCACGAGTCGTTTACATTCGTTGGACCGTACGGATATAGATTCGATGCAAGGAGTATTAGGTGTGAAGTCTTACATCCCCAGGTCTAACGAGCTAATAAACATCGAGAAAAGATGGAAACGAGAATTTATGATACAAAATCCTGAAGATGAGTTTACAGAACTAGACATGTTTGGGATATGGTCTTATGATAGTGTTTTTGCACTGGCTATGGCGTTGGAGAGAATCGGATTAAGTGAAACGAATACTAGTTTCAAAAGACAGACTTCAACGACCGATTTGGGTGGTATTGGAATATCTGAAATGGGGTCAACGCTTGTTCCATGGATCCGAAATTCAAGATTTAAAGGGATAAGTGGCGAATTCCGTATACTTGATGGACAGTTACAATGGTCAGTGTACGAAATCGTGAACATAATTGGAAAGAAGGAGAATGCTATCGGGTTGTGGACTTCTAAAAAGGGCATCTCGAAGAACTTAAATGATCAAACGAATAGCCTTAAGGCCGTTACATGGCCCCGTGACAGTCATGTCATACCGAAAGGTTGGGAGATTCCAACGAGCAACGATAACAAGTTAAGAGTCGGCGTACCTGCAAGAAAGGGGTTTGGTATGTTTATTGATGCTAATACCAACCCTCAAACAAACCAAGTAATCATTACTGGGTTTTGTGTCGACGTTTTCAACGCAGTTATTGATGCATTGCCGTATGCTGTCAAACATGATTTCGTAGCAGAAACCTATGCCGATCTTATGCACAGTCTCTCTGATGGG ACGTATGATGCTGTGGCTGGAGATATTACAATACGCGCAAACCGTGCGGATCATGTTGAGTTTACATTACCGTACACAGAATCGGGCGTGTCGATGATTGTTGCGATCAAGGATGAGAGGAAGAGCGCATGGATCTTTATGAGACCACTAGAGACAGAGCTTTGGATAACAGTCGGAGCGTTTTTTATCTACATAGGACTCGTGGTATGGATTCTAGAACATCAAGTAAACAAAGAGTTTCGTGGGCCACCTCATGAACAAGTCGGAATGATCTTCTGGTTTTCCTTCTCTACGCTTGTGTTTGCCCATC GGGAGAAGGTGATGAGTAACTTATCGATATTTGTGGTAATTGTGTGGGTGTTTGTGGTGCTCGTGCTCACTTCGAGCTACACAGCGAGCTTGACATCTATGTTAACAGTACAACAGCTTAGGCCGACGTACACTGATATTAAGGTGATCATGAGAAACGGTGAATCGGTAGGATACCAAGATGGTTCTTTCGTTAAAGAAATGTTGATAAATATGGGTTTTGATGATAGCAAGGTAAAAAACTACAGCACGTTTGAGCAGTACGACGAAGCCCTCCAAAAAGGAAGTAAAAATGGAGGTGTTTCTGCAATCATGGATGAACTTCCCTATAATAGAGTTTTCTTGGCTAAATATTGTACCAATTATACCATGACTGGCCCCATTTACAAATCTGCAGGCTTTGGTTTT GCATTTCCTAAAGGGTCTCCACTAGTGCATGATGTTTCAACAGCGGTCCTGAAAGTAACAGAAAATCAAATGACGAACCTTTCAAAAAAGTGGTTCGGAGATTCAGACAGTTGCGATCAGCAGAACGAAGCTACTGTCACATCGGACAAGCTCACACTCGATAGTTTCAAGGGCCTGTTTCTCATTGCTGGCTTATCATCAACTTCGGCACTCGTGATTTTCTTCCTAAAGTTTCTGTATCAAAATAGACTAATGTTATCTTCACAAGATTCAGTTACTCAGAAACTAGTTGCAATTGCAAAATCATTTGACGGGTTTAAGGACGATGAATCCAAAAGGGTCAGCCCAGACGCAGCATTAGATGAATTTGTTAGTGcggacaatattaataatagtccTGCAATCAGCATAATTCATCAAGATGAAGGCTTTTTCTCTCCGGATGAAGGCTTGTTAACTACTGAACCGGGGACACCAGTTCATGACTCTATTGAACTTTTAGAAACTACTGTTGAACCGGGGATGCCAGCTAGTCACCATTTAAGTTGTAGAAACTAG